In Chryseobacterium gleum, a single genomic region encodes these proteins:
- a CDS encoding methyltransferase family protein, which produces MALKQELEKQGNWLFRYRSFLPLIILFIGLAVFIETNWNRSSSECNVYYELFCLLISIFGLSIRIYTVGFTPKNTSGRNTKAGQVADELNTTGIYSIVRNPLYLGNFFMWLGVALFTENIWFIVSFILFYWIYYERIIFAEEQFLERKFGDYYIRWTERVPPFIPNFSLFKSNQLRFSIRKVLLKEKNGLFAIFLIFTVFDLTAEVMNNHLHFNNVFITGCIVTMLLYVVLKIIKRNKGFSLEIKR; this is translated from the coding sequence ATGGCCTTAAAACAAGAACTTGAAAAACAAGGTAACTGGCTGTTCAGATACAGAAGTTTTTTACCGCTTATCATTCTTTTCATTGGTTTAGCAGTTTTTATTGAGACCAACTGGAACAGAAGTAGCTCTGAATGTAATGTTTATTATGAATTGTTTTGCCTCCTTATAAGTATTTTCGGATTAAGCATAAGAATTTACACAGTTGGTTTTACTCCAAAAAATACATCAGGCAGAAACACAAAAGCGGGTCAGGTGGCTGATGAATTAAATACAACAGGAATTTACAGTATTGTCAGAAATCCACTGTATCTCGGAAATTTCTTTATGTGGCTTGGTGTAGCTCTGTTTACTGAAAACATATGGTTTATAGTTTCATTCATCCTTTTTTATTGGATCTATTATGAAAGAATCATATTTGCTGAGGAGCAGTTTCTTGAAAGAAAATTTGGGGATTATTATATCAGGTGGACTGAAAGAGTACCTCCGTTTATACCTAATTTTTCATTGTTCAAAAGTAATCAGCTGAGGTTCAGTATCAGAAAAGTTTTGCTTAAAGAAAAAAACGGACTTTTTGCCATCTTTCTGATTTTTACTGTATTTGATCTTACGGCAGAAGTTATGAATAACCACCTTCATTTCAATAATGTTTTTATTACAGGTTGCATAGTGACTATGCTGTTATATGTGGTCTTGAAAATAATAAAAAGAAATAAAGGGTTTTCCCTCGAAATTAAAAGGTAG
- a CDS encoding CusA/CzcA family heavy metal efflux RND transporter, producing the protein MLDNIIRFSIKNKIIIGLMTLMLVIWGAWSATKLPIDAVPDITNNQVQIITVCPTLAGQEVEQLVTFPIEQSIANVPNIEETRSISRFGLSVITVVFKEDVDVYFARQLISEQLKRAAEEIPKGVGTPEMAPVSTGLGEVYQYILHPKKGSEKKYSSKELRTMQDWIVRRQLNGTPGVAEINSFGGELKQYEVAVNPNRLKAMGVSITDIFTALEKNNQNTGGAYIDKKPNAYFIRGIGIVTSIEDVKNIAVKNETGSVPIFIKDVANVGLGHAVRYGALTYNGEVDAVGGVIMMLKGANSNEVVQRVKEKIPTIQKSLPADVVIEPFLDRTDLVGRAISTVEKNLIEGALIVIFVLVIFLGNLRAGLIVASAIPLSLLFALGMMNVFGVSANLMSLGAIDFGLIVDGAVIIVEATLHHLGMRKSMKVMTQNEMDEEVFLSASKIRSSAAFGEIIILIVYIPILTLVGVEGKMFTPMAKTVGFAILGALILSLTYIPMMSALILSKKPSHKETFSDKMMNRLQKIYQPLLEKALKIKYWLVGVTVAIFAVAVLIFGRMGGEFIPQLQEGDFAFHCILPQGSSLSQSIETSMQASRIIKQFDEVKMVVGKTGAAEVPTDPMPPEATDMIVVLKPQDEWKTKKSYEQLADEISEKLETIPGVFFEKNQPIQMRFNELMTGIRQDVAVKIFGENLDSLAIYADKTAKVIQLVQGATSPQIERVSGLPQINVEYDRTRMANYGLNIQDVNSAVSTAFAGQAAGQVFENERRFDLVVRLDSLNRTNIDDVNNLMISTNSGVQVPLSQVANVSYKLGPAQISREAGKRRIVIGFNVKGRDVESVVEDIQKKLDQQVKLPSGYYFTYGGQFENLKAASARLMIAVPVSLLLIFMLLYFTFHSFKQAALIFTAIPMSAIGGVFALILRDMPFSISAGIGFIALFGVAVLNGIVLIGTFNQLEKEGETDILKRVLVGAKTRLRPVLMTATVASLGFLPMAISTGAGAEVQKPLATVVIGGLVTATFLTLFVLPMLYIIFNTKINIKKIGNKSVATLVILGFLFLGQTFKAQQGNPLSLEEATKMALTNNNLMKSKDLDIKATEALLPTAKELPKMNADMQLGQYNSKKFDQMFSISQTIPFPSLFKAKKDLINEQVKGKQISKEVSANELAKQVRTYYYQIEYLQYNQTKLQNLDSLYTDFIRIATVRFKAGDVKKIEINTAETQKGEINLLLKQNWVYLINAYKNLKALLNTSEDFTILYDENYHPLKADYVLDSTVVARHPTVRAFYQDMEIAEKNKKVEKSLGLPDFTIGYTNQSLIGFQTVNGMDQYFNGGNRFHSATIGVSIPLTFGATKARIRSLDYQKQMAESNAKFQQKQLEAQLENALNQYQQNIKQYDYYVNLAIPNAEKITKAGQLGYKTGEISYVEYLFALQTSTNIQLKYLQSIQQVNESVIIINSIINQ; encoded by the coding sequence ATGTTAGATAATATCATAAGATTTAGCATCAAAAATAAAATCATCATAGGCTTGATGACTTTGATGTTAGTCATTTGGGGTGCTTGGAGCGCCACAAAATTACCTATTGATGCCGTACCGGACATCACCAACAATCAGGTACAGATTATTACAGTTTGCCCGACGCTTGCAGGACAGGAAGTGGAGCAACTCGTTACTTTTCCAATCGAGCAAAGTATTGCCAATGTCCCAAATATTGAAGAAACAAGAAGTATTTCAAGGTTTGGGCTATCAGTTATTACCGTTGTTTTCAAAGAAGATGTAGACGTTTATTTTGCCCGTCAGTTAATCAGCGAACAATTAAAAAGAGCTGCCGAAGAAATTCCGAAAGGTGTGGGAACACCTGAAATGGCTCCTGTAAGTACAGGTTTGGGCGAAGTCTATCAATATATTCTTCACCCTAAAAAAGGCAGTGAGAAAAAATACAGCAGTAAGGAGCTAAGAACAATGCAGGACTGGATTGTCCGCAGACAGCTTAACGGAACTCCTGGTGTTGCGGAAATTAACAGCTTTGGAGGAGAGTTGAAACAGTATGAAGTTGCAGTAAATCCAAACCGTCTAAAAGCAATGGGAGTAAGTATTACAGATATATTTACTGCTTTAGAGAAAAACAATCAAAACACCGGAGGTGCTTATATTGATAAAAAGCCGAATGCCTATTTTATTCGTGGAATCGGAATCGTTACTTCGATTGAAGATGTAAAAAATATAGCTGTCAAAAATGAAACGGGTAGTGTTCCGATTTTCATTAAAGATGTAGCCAATGTTGGCTTAGGCCACGCAGTCCGTTATGGAGCTTTGACTTATAATGGCGAAGTAGATGCAGTGGGAGGTGTAATTATGATGCTGAAAGGCGCCAATAGTAATGAAGTCGTTCAAAGAGTTAAAGAAAAAATTCCTACCATTCAGAAATCGCTTCCGGCAGATGTTGTGATTGAGCCATTTTTGGACAGAACAGATCTGGTAGGAAGAGCAATCAGTACTGTAGAAAAAAACCTGATTGAAGGAGCATTGATCGTAATCTTTGTCTTGGTTATTTTCCTTGGAAATTTAAGAGCTGGTTTGATTGTAGCTTCAGCAATTCCCCTTTCATTGCTATTTGCTTTAGGAATGATGAATGTTTTTGGGGTAAGCGCCAACCTGATGAGTTTAGGAGCTATTGATTTTGGTTTGATTGTAGATGGTGCAGTGATTATTGTCGAAGCCACCCTTCATCATCTTGGAATGAGAAAAAGTATGAAGGTAATGACTCAAAATGAAATGGATGAAGAGGTTTTCCTTTCTGCGTCAAAGATTAGAAGCAGTGCTGCATTCGGAGAGATCATTATTTTAATCGTTTATATTCCGATTCTAACTTTAGTGGGTGTTGAAGGTAAAATGTTCACACCAATGGCTAAGACAGTAGGGTTTGCAATTCTAGGAGCTTTGATTTTGTCACTGACTTACATTCCTATGATGAGTGCCTTGATCTTATCAAAAAAACCTTCTCATAAAGAGACTTTCTCAGATAAGATGATGAACAGACTCCAAAAAATCTATCAGCCTCTTTTGGAAAAAGCTTTGAAAATTAAATATTGGCTGGTGGGAGTAACAGTTGCCATATTTGCCGTTGCAGTTCTGATTTTTGGTAGAATGGGAGGAGAATTTATTCCTCAATTACAGGAAGGAGATTTTGCTTTTCACTGTATTTTACCACAGGGAAGTTCTTTAAGTCAAAGTATAGAAACTTCAATGCAGGCTTCAAGAATTATCAAGCAATTCGATGAGGTAAAAATGGTTGTCGGAAAAACAGGAGCTGCAGAAGTCCCTACTGATCCTATGCCGCCGGAAGCCACGGATATGATTGTCGTACTAAAACCACAGGATGAATGGAAAACCAAGAAATCCTATGAACAATTAGCCGACGAAATTTCTGAAAAACTGGAAACCATTCCAGGAGTTTTCTTTGAAAAAAACCAGCCGATCCAAATGCGTTTTAATGAACTAATGACCGGTATCAGACAGGACGTTGCGGTGAAGATATTTGGTGAGAATTTAGATTCATTGGCAATTTATGCAGATAAAACAGCAAAAGTTATTCAATTGGTTCAGGGAGCAACTTCCCCACAAATAGAACGTGTTAGTGGGCTACCGCAGATTAATGTGGAATATGACAGAACAAGAATGGCCAATTATGGACTGAATATTCAGGATGTTAACAGTGCTGTAAGTACTGCATTTGCAGGACAGGCAGCAGGGCAGGTTTTCGAAAATGAAAGAAGATTCGATCTTGTTGTCCGTTTAGACAGTCTGAACAGAACTAATATCGATGATGTAAATAACCTGATGATCTCCACCAATTCCGGAGTGCAGGTTCCTCTTTCACAGGTGGCAAATGTCAGTTATAAATTAGGTCCCGCACAAATCAGTCGTGAGGCAGGAAAAAGAAGAATTGTTATCGGTTTCAATGTCAAAGGCAGAGATGTTGAAAGCGTTGTGGAAGATATTCAGAAAAAGCTGGATCAACAGGTTAAACTTCCGTCGGGATATTATTTCACCTATGGTGGTCAGTTTGAAAATCTAAAGGCGGCGAGCGCAAGGTTGATGATTGCTGTTCCTGTGTCGTTGCTACTGATCTTTATGCTTTTATATTTTACATTTCACTCTTTTAAACAGGCTGCGCTAATTTTTACAGCCATTCCAATGAGTGCTATTGGTGGTGTTTTCGCTTTAATATTAAGAGATATGCCATTCAGTATCAGTGCAGGAATTGGATTTATTGCTTTATTTGGAGTTGCGGTTTTGAACGGAATTGTTTTGATAGGCACTTTCAACCAACTGGAAAAAGAAGGCGAAACCGATATTCTAAAGCGCGTATTGGTAGGTGCCAAAACGAGGTTGAGACCCGTTTTGATGACAGCGACGGTGGCTTCATTAGGATTTTTGCCAATGGCAATTTCTACGGGAGCAGGAGCAGAAGTTCAGAAACCACTGGCAACAGTTGTTATTGGAGGTTTGGTAACAGCTACATTCCTGACATTATTTGTATTGCCTATGCTTTATATTATTTTTAATACAAAAATCAACATAAAGAAAATAGGTAATAAATCAGTTGCAACACTTGTGATATTAGGATTCTTATTTTTAGGTCAGACTTTTAAAGCACAGCAGGGTAATCCGTTGAGTCTTGAGGAGGCTACCAAGATGGCGCTAACCAACAATAACCTGATGAAGTCAAAAGATCTGGATATTAAGGCCACGGAAGCATTATTGCCTACCGCCAAAGAACTTCCTAAAATGAATGCAGATATGCAATTGGGACAGTATAACTCGAAAAAGTTTGATCAAATGTTTTCCATTTCTCAGACAATTCCATTTCCCAGCTTATTTAAAGCCAAAAAAGACCTTATTAACGAGCAGGTGAAAGGTAAACAAATAAGTAAAGAGGTGTCTGCAAATGAACTCGCTAAACAGGTTAGAACATATTATTATCAGATTGAGTACTTGCAGTACAATCAGACAAAACTTCAAAACCTGGACAGCTTATATACCGATTTTATTAGAATTGCAACAGTTAGGTTTAAAGCGGGAGATGTTAAAAAAATTGAAATTAATACCGCTGAAACGCAGAAAGGAGAAATTAATCTGTTACTCAAACAAAATTGGGTGTATTTGATTAATGCTTACAAAAACCTAAAGGCACTTTTAAATACTTCTGAGGATTTTACCATATTATATGATGAGAATTATCATCCTCTGAAAGCGGATTATGTTCTGGACAGTACTGTTGTTGCAAGACATCCTACGGTAAGGGCTTTTTATCAGGATATGGAGATTGCTGAGAAAAACAAAAAGGTTGAAAAGTCCCTAGGTTTACCGGATTTCACAATAGGTTATACAAATCAGTCACTGATTGGTTTTCAGACTGTAAATGGAATGGATCAATATTTTAACGGTGGAAACAGATTTCATTCTGCAACAATTGGAGTTTCTATTCCATTAACTTTTGGTGCAACCAAGGCGAGAATTCGTTCACTGGATTATCAAAAGCAAATGGCGGAGTCCAATGCGAAGTTTCAGCAAAAACAATTGGAAGCACAGCTTGAAAATGCTTTGAACCAATATCAGCAAAATATAAAACAGTATGATTACTATGTCAATCTGGCTATTCCAAATGCTGAGAAGATTACAAAAGCAGGGCAGTTGGGATATAAAACAGGGGAAATATCATATGTGGAATATCTTTTTGCTTTGCAGACTTCTACCAATATTCAGTTGAAATATCTGCAATCCATTCAGCAGGTCAATGAATCTGTCATTATCATTAATTCAATAATCAATCAATAA
- a CDS encoding bestrophin family protein: MLLNKRISIGYFVRQIKYQIILIVFFAFLIGFLDDISLFKKISIPLSIPALLGTAVSLLLAFRTAQSYERWWEARTVWGAIVNDSRSFIRLVRQFVPELPEESRVFTERQIVWVYALGEALRKQVFSDKVKNYLQSHNITGTNIPNAILDKHSEHIRKIAAEGRISDFKEVQLNEVLMRLCDSMGKCERLKNTVFPRAYSILLHTLIYVFAFLLPFGLEDSQLTVEIATTIIVPIIFITIEKTAIIMQDPFENTPVDTPMTALAHTIEINLLQMIGEKNIPAKRQNDSYFEM; this comes from the coding sequence ATGTTACTCAACAAAAGAATTTCAATAGGATATTTTGTCCGTCAGATTAAGTACCAGATCATATTGATTGTATTTTTTGCTTTTCTTATAGGTTTTTTGGATGATATATCTTTATTTAAAAAAATATCTATTCCATTAAGCATCCCCGCTTTGCTGGGAACGGCAGTGTCATTACTTCTGGCATTCAGAACAGCACAGTCATATGAAAGATGGTGGGAGGCAAGAACCGTATGGGGAGCTATAGTCAATGACTCAAGATCTTTTATAAGATTAGTAAGACAGTTTGTTCCTGAACTACCTGAGGAGAGCAGGGTATTTACAGAAAGACAGATCGTGTGGGTGTATGCATTAGGTGAAGCGTTGAGAAAACAGGTATTTTCAGATAAAGTGAAGAATTATCTGCAGTCCCATAATATTACAGGAACAAATATTCCTAATGCAATTTTGGATAAGCATTCTGAACATATTAGAAAAATTGCTGCAGAAGGTCGTATTTCAGATTTTAAAGAAGTTCAGTTAAATGAGGTTCTTATGAGATTATGTGACAGCATGGGAAAATGCGAGCGTTTGAAAAATACAGTATTTCCAAGAGCTTACAGTATCCTGCTTCATACATTGATTTATGTTTTTGCTTTTTTACTGCCTTTTGGTTTGGAAGATTCTCAGTTGACTGTTGAAATAGCGACTACTATCATTGTCCCTATTATATTTATTACGATAGAGAAAACAGCTATTATCATGCAGGATCCTTTTGAGAATACTCCTGTTGATACGCCAATGACAGCTTTGGCTCACACGATTGAAATTAACCTTCTTCAAATGATTGGTGAGAAAAATATTCCCGCTAAAAGACAGAATGATTCCTATTTTGAAATGTAG
- a CDS encoding efflux RND transporter periplasmic adaptor subunit — translation MKIKYSIVSLALISLFAVSCGKKDTAEATTEKPKTEQAEEGAHEEGPKTIAELTEEQMKSVGVLLGQVEMKDLTSTIKANGLLRVPNDKKATVTSLYGGVIKTINFQIGDYVRKGQVLASISNPEYIQLQEQYLTVNSRISFAEQEFRRQKELFDNDAGAKKNLQSSDAELKSLRTQRASLQRQLQLMGISPGKVNNRNLRSGLVITAPISGIISNINAQIGSYVDVSSPVLEMIDNSSIHLDLQVFERDLPKMKVGQNVQFKLTNNPEMLYNAKVYSIGSSFENESKTISVHANVTGNKVGLIDGMNITGVINLESATTPAVPDEAIVEADGKFYVFVQTDKKAEEHEALEKADDDHGHGHDEGEAEHGHKNEQEAGNHAKEQGKKMNFEKVEVAKGSSEMGYTAITPVTEIPKDAKIVVKGAFFVNAKLSNAGDHGH, via the coding sequence ATGAAAATCAAATATAGTATTGTATCTCTAGCTTTAATTTCACTTTTTGCTGTTAGTTGCGGAAAGAAAGATACAGCGGAAGCAACAACAGAAAAACCCAAAACAGAACAAGCTGAAGAGGGTGCTCACGAAGAAGGACCGAAAACTATTGCTGAACTTACAGAAGAACAAATGAAATCTGTAGGAGTCTTACTGGGACAAGTTGAAATGAAAGACCTAACGTCAACCATAAAAGCCAACGGATTGTTGAGGGTTCCTAATGATAAAAAAGCTACAGTGACCTCTTTATATGGAGGTGTTATTAAGACCATTAATTTTCAGATTGGTGATTATGTAAGAAAAGGGCAGGTGTTGGCAAGCATCAGTAATCCAGAATACATTCAGCTGCAGGAGCAATATTTAACCGTAAACAGTCGAATATCTTTTGCAGAGCAGGAATTCAGAAGGCAGAAAGAGCTATTTGACAATGATGCAGGAGCCAAAAAGAATCTACAGAGTTCTGATGCCGAACTGAAGAGTCTGAGAACACAAAGAGCATCTTTACAGAGACAACTTCAGCTGATGGGAATAAGCCCAGGAAAGGTTAATAACAGGAATCTACGTTCAGGATTGGTCATTACTGCTCCTATAAGTGGTATTATAAGTAATATCAATGCGCAGATAGGAAGTTATGTGGATGTTTCGTCTCCAGTTTTGGAAATGATTGATAACAGTTCGATTCATTTGGATCTTCAAGTTTTCGAAAGAGACCTTCCTAAAATGAAAGTAGGTCAAAATGTACAGTTTAAGCTGACCAATAACCCTGAAATGCTTTATAATGCAAAAGTTTATAGTATTGGTTCTTCTTTTGAAAATGAAAGCAAGACCATTTCTGTTCATGCCAATGTTACAGGAAATAAAGTGGGGTTGATCGACGGAATGAATATCACAGGTGTAATTAATCTTGAGAGTGCGACAACGCCTGCAGTTCCCGATGAGGCAATTGTAGAGGCTGACGGTAAGTTCTATGTATTTGTACAGACAGACAAAAAAGCTGAGGAGCATGAAGCTCTAGAGAAGGCAGATGATGATCATGGACATGGACATGATGAAGGAGAAGCTGAACACGGTCACAAAAATGAACAGGAAGCTGGAAATCACGCGAAAGAACAGGGGAAGAAAATGAATTTTGAAAAAGTTGAAGTGGCGAAAGGTTCATCAGAAATGGGCTATACCGCTATTACTCCTGTTACTGAAATTCCAAAAGATGCAAAGATTGTCGTTAAAGGAGCTTTCTTCGTGAATGCTAAACTATCGAACGCTGGAGATCATGGGCATTAG
- a CDS encoding cation diffusion facilitator family transporter — translation MNNDNKNLSASSKHKKNLLIVLCLSGTYMIAEVIGGITTKSLALLADAAHMLTDVVGLFLAFVAIKIGERKATSQKTFGYYRTEILAAVINAVVLLGISLYVLFEAYQRFSSPPEVQSTPMLIVAGIGLVVNIIGIIIIRKDSSESLNMKGAYFEVLSDGLTSIGVMIAGIIMLTTGWYYADPLISAAIGLLIFPRTWKLLKEAINVLLEGTPKDVNIEDLRKSLESINGVKKLHDLHVWSLTSGVNAMSSHVIADRSEDMNILLKTLTEIATTDFKISHTTFQIETEGHKESEAHL, via the coding sequence ATGAATAATGATAATAAAAATCTTTCAGCCTCATCAAAGCACAAAAAGAATCTATTGATTGTACTTTGCTTAAGTGGTACATATATGATTGCAGAAGTAATAGGAGGTATTACAACAAAGAGTCTTGCGTTGTTAGCTGATGCAGCGCACATGTTGACAGATGTGGTAGGGCTATTTTTAGCATTCGTTGCTATCAAGATAGGTGAAAGAAAAGCAACTTCTCAGAAAACTTTTGGTTACTATAGAACAGAGATATTGGCTGCCGTTATTAATGCAGTTGTTTTATTAGGTATTTCTCTATATGTTTTGTTTGAAGCATATCAGAGATTTAGTAGTCCTCCAGAGGTACAAAGTACTCCTATGTTGATTGTAGCTGGGATTGGTTTAGTGGTAAATATCATTGGGATCATAATTATCCGTAAAGATTCTTCTGAGAGTCTAAATATGAAGGGCGCTTATTTTGAAGTTCTTTCAGATGGATTAACATCAATAGGAGTAATGATTGCAGGAATAATAATGTTAACAACAGGTTGGTATTATGCTGATCCATTAATTTCTGCTGCAATAGGTCTTTTAATATTTCCAAGGACTTGGAAACTTTTGAAAGAGGCTATAAATGTCCTCTTAGAAGGTACACCAAAAGATGTCAACATAGAAGATTTACGGAAATCTCTTGAATCCATAAATGGAGTCAAAAAATTACATGACCTGCATGTTTGGTCTCTTACTTCAGGTGTAAATGCAATGAGTTCACATGTCATTGCTGACCGTAGTGAGGATATGAATATTCTACTAAAAACACTTACAGAAATAGCTACTACTGATTTTAAAATTTCTCATACTACTTTTCAAATTGAAACAGAAGGACACAAAGAAAGCGAAGCACATCTTTAA
- a CDS encoding LTA synthase family protein encodes MSKSGIYSFFSAYNNNEINYDHFYQLMDNKDAFKIIKNDLKDSSSIFLQNSFSIERKIKPTTATIQRPNVIMITMESFSADFMKTFGNNQDITPVLDSLAKESVLFTNMYATGTRTVRGMEALSLAIPPTPGNSIVRRKNNDQLTTIGSIFSEQGYDTSFFYGGDGYFDNMNKYFGNNGYNIIDRNRNAFARENYLAPRTSIDDRNITFENAWGICDEDLYNEVIRKSDQQYKSGKPFYDFVMTTSNHRPFTYPDGKIDIPSGSGREGAVKYTDYAIGAFLKKIKNKPWYKNTVIVIVADHCASSAGKNEIDISKYHIPAMIVNLQDKQSLKIDKMCSQIDLYPTLFNFLGWKYTSNLYGKNVISDNYIPRIFVGTYQKLAYMENDDLVILSPQQKVETFKYIQGKNDQIAVLPKPEIIRRAIANYQTAYYLYKNNGLKQNKKNN; translated from the coding sequence TTGTCAAAATCAGGAATCTATTCATTCTTTTCTGCTTATAATAATAATGAAATCAATTACGATCATTTTTATCAACTTATGGATAATAAGGATGCTTTTAAGATTATTAAAAATGATTTGAAAGACAGCAGTTCAATATTTCTGCAGAACAGTTTCTCAATCGAAAGAAAAATTAAACCTACCACAGCAACTATACAAAGACCTAATGTAATTATGATTACAATGGAAAGTTTCAGTGCAGATTTCATGAAAACTTTTGGAAATAATCAGGATATAACTCCGGTATTGGATTCGCTTGCAAAAGAAAGTGTTTTATTTACAAATATGTATGCTACAGGTACGAGGACGGTTCGAGGAATGGAAGCTCTCTCTCTCGCAATACCACCTACACCAGGTAATAGTATCGTCAGACGAAAAAATAATGACCAGCTGACAACAATAGGGTCAATTTTCAGTGAGCAGGGTTATGATACAAGTTTTTTTTACGGAGGGGACGGATATTTTGATAATATGAACAAGTATTTTGGGAATAACGGATATAACATTATTGATAGAAACAGAAATGCATTTGCAAGGGAAAACTATCTTGCGCCAAGAACTTCAATCGATGATAGAAATATTACTTTCGAAAACGCATGGGGGATATGTGACGAGGATCTTTACAATGAGGTAATCAGAAAATCAGATCAGCAATATAAAAGTGGCAAACCCTTCTACGACTTTGTTATGACTACGTCAAATCACCGACCGTTCACCTATCCGGATGGTAAAATTGATATTCCCTCTGGTTCAGGAAGAGAAGGAGCAGTTAAATATACAGATTATGCAATAGGAGCATTTCTGAAAAAGATAAAAAATAAGCCATGGTATAAAAATACTGTTATTGTTATTGTTGCAGACCACTGTGCTAGCAGCGCCGGGAAAAATGAAATTGATATATCAAAATACCACATTCCCGCGATGATTGTAAATCTTCAGGACAAGCAGTCTTTGAAAATCGATAAAATGTGTTCTCAAATTGATTTGTATCCTACTTTATTTAACTTTTTAGGATGGAAATATACAAGCAATCTGTATGGGAAAAATGTAATTAGCGACAACTATATTCCCAGAATATTTGTGGGAACTTACCAAAAACTTGCCTATATGGAGAATGATGATCTCGTCATCCTTTCACCCCAACAAAAAGTTGAGACTTTTAAATATATACAAGGAAAAAACGATCAGATTGCTGTATTACCTAAGCCGGAAATAATAAGAAGGGCAATTGCCAATTATCAAACAGCCTATTACCTTTATAAAAATAATGGTTTGAAGCAGAATAAAAAAAATAATTGA
- a CDS encoding MgtC/SapB family protein — translation MNMDLRFELIIAAKLFLSIVLGCIIGFERETSHKDAGIRTFGAITLASCLFVAIASHLTDDKSAIARMLAAIATGLGFIGAGLSFKDKSNSLMGLTTSSALWATAAVGSAVALNMYVLAIFSTVLIYILLSLNKFTWFRKIIKSNISNKSKHDEGNDV, via the coding sequence ATGAATATGGATCTCCGCTTTGAGTTAATTATTGCAGCTAAACTCTTTTTGTCAATAGTATTAGGTTGTATTATAGGTTTTGAGAGGGAAACATCCCATAAAGATGCGGGAATCAGAACTTTTGGTGCAATTACCTTGGCTTCGTGTCTGTTTGTTGCAATTGCATCTCACCTTACAGATGATAAATCTGCTATTGCACGAATGCTCGCTGCGATAGCAACGGGACTCGGCTTTATCGGCGCAGGTTTGAGCTTTAAGGATAAAAGCAACAGTCTTATGGGGCTGACAACATCATCTGCCTTATGGGCTACGGCGGCAGTCGGCTCTGCAGTTGCTCTCAATATGTATGTACTGGCTATATTTTCTACCGTTTTAATTTACATATTATTATCTCTTAATAAATTCACATGGTTTAGAAAGATAATAAAAAGTAATATTTCAAACAAAAGTAAGCATGATGAAGGAAACGACGTTTAG